A genomic segment from Hyalangium minutum encodes:
- a CDS encoding methyltransferase domain-containing protein yields MWNPAQYERFRDERKRPFFELLARVDAAAPAQVVDLGCGTGDLTLVLAERWPSARVTGVDSSEAMVAEASRRAAPERVRFELADLAGWTPAAPVEVIFSNAALHWLPDHPALLSRLVSLLAPSGVLAFQIPANFDAPSHRRIDEVRGHPRFAATLAPVRRGQAQPLDFYEAHLAGLGLTVDAWDTTYLHVLQGEDAVLQWLLGTTLRPVLAALGAEESQAFLDMLRPLLRADYPATARGTPFRFTRRFVVASRR; encoded by the coding sequence ATGTGGAATCCCGCGCAGTACGAGCGCTTTCGTGACGAGCGGAAGCGCCCCTTCTTCGAGCTGCTCGCGCGGGTGGACGCGGCCGCTCCCGCCCAGGTGGTGGACCTGGGCTGTGGCACCGGAGACCTGACGCTCGTGCTCGCCGAGCGCTGGCCCTCAGCCCGGGTGACGGGCGTGGACTCCTCCGAGGCCATGGTGGCGGAGGCCTCTCGCCGTGCCGCCCCAGAGCGGGTGCGCTTCGAACTGGCAGATCTGGCCGGGTGGACGCCCGCTGCGCCCGTGGAGGTGATCTTCTCCAACGCCGCACTGCACTGGCTGCCGGATCACCCCGCGCTGCTGTCGCGGCTGGTGTCGTTGCTGGCGCCGAGCGGCGTGCTCGCCTTTCAGATCCCCGCCAACTTCGACGCGCCCTCGCACCGGCGCATCGATGAGGTGAGGGGGCATCCACGCTTCGCGGCCACGCTCGCCCCCGTCCGCCGAGGGCAGGCTCAGCCGCTGGACTTCTACGAGGCCCACCTGGCCGGGCTGGGCCTCACCGTGGATGCGTGGGACACCACGTACCTCCATGTGCTCCAGGGCGAGGACGCGGTGCTGCAGTGGCTGCTGGGCACCACGCTGCGGCCCGTGCTCGCGGCGCTCGGGGCCGAGGAGAGCCAGGCTTTCCTCGACATGCTCCGGCCGCTGCTGCGCGCGGACTACCCCGCCACCGCTCGGGGGACTCCGTTCCGCTTCACCCGGCGCTTCGTGGTGGCCTCACGCCGTTAG
- a CDS encoding beta strand repeat-containing protein, whose amino-acid sequence MKKLSLLALVVILSACKGDTFDGEAIHAKVLLTPAVSATCVLFEVRDPASQAVLQKRWLNRAEGDNDLQVAIFRGALPETVELTARPFRDGTCQLEGEQGDKKPNGLAKAVTATFVKDAVPPVTEIPLEPGTDGDADGYVSTDAGGSDCQDQDRTVYPAAAETCSLQVDLNCNGKKGCEEAGCSPNSCLGDKLVFLSSARTATVRVCSQAVQFQIQDSLGNALPVSTPTTVGLQADSSTGLKFYSDSGCNTELTSGVTLAANASTGSFYFKGTQAGIVNVSLTASGFISAQQAATITAGPPTVMVFTGPGQGTATATAGECAGLVTVTLKDADGNTANATGATNISLTPNGGPLTFSTSPTCSPMTTTVLIPQGASSATFRYRSTQTGSFSIGGSFGGLTSTPLAVTVTPGAPTLVFNPNGQTVTAGNCSTLMTVQRQDSFNNSIPVTTATPVTLTANPSTGFQFYTDAACTMSVVTPINMPSGASTIGFYFKGTTAGTVAVTAGQGTLSVSQNVTINAAPPTVLAFSPASLTVAAGDCTALMLLATDIHGNRSNVSGNQSVTLAPGAGLSFSATSNCSGSTNAFTINSGQSSVNVYAKATSVGSVSATANRSGFTSGTLNLTVNPGAPARLAFTTNQQTLEINTCSAVTTVQVRDSSNNPSPVSSDTPVNLTASSGTVTFYLSADCTGPTTSLTIPSGQTSGNFYFKDTTAENVTITASNPNLASATQNQSITSPQPTALVFTTSPQTRMAGACSGVVTVQAQLGGNPAPVTADTPVSLTAAPPAGFTFYSTGNCSGSAVTQVTIGFGQSTANFTFKGNTAGTIALAASNPSIPTPATQSATITPAAPSKLAFSTPPLTTVAGTCSQAVTVQSRDDFDNPSLVNSDKTLSLSATGTPTDNNFKFYLDGGCTNELAGNSVLLANGQSSVTFYYRGQKVRNVDLSANTSGLTATPPQTHTITTAAVTKVVFTSTSPMQLLASTCAMRTIERQDAADNPVAGGASLNVALTGSAPVEFYLDSGCTQLTNQVTIAAGSSSVDFWFKGLSGGINTTAPLTLTATSAGLTAANQLENIIPTVRTSGATCTMTGTQTTANCPITPPLQDASRAFLVFQATTQNQTSELANVRCVLNTTSTPVDVQCSRAVGGGSNVNIRWFVAEFPTGVAVQHGSHGCGGPTTGLTISSVVMDHTFLLLSSEKDINNQRSTVPRLVDLKSSTQAEIRKTPGANCTPGNEVNSGQIVDYTAATVQRGLMGIGGGAATVDINLSPAVPLSQSIVLYSYVFESNTTKICDRLVRGELTSSGNKLTFSRGSGDTSPNCTTPQINEISYEVVTFPAGTVVQQVTRSLLAGGASTNVAITPVDPSRTIVIGGGQWASGQVHGESKFAGGESISEGRIQAYLMNGSILTLSRESTGDGATFTVYVVQLKP is encoded by the coding sequence GTGAAGAAGCTCAGCCTCCTGGCGCTGGTCGTCATTCTGTCGGCCTGCAAAGGCGACACGTTTGACGGTGAGGCCATTCACGCCAAGGTCCTGCTGACCCCTGCGGTCTCCGCCACTTGCGTGCTCTTCGAGGTGCGTGACCCCGCCAGCCAGGCGGTCCTTCAGAAGCGATGGTTGAACCGCGCCGAGGGCGATAACGACTTGCAGGTGGCGATCTTCCGGGGGGCGCTGCCGGAGACGGTGGAGCTCACCGCGCGCCCGTTCCGGGATGGCACCTGCCAGCTTGAGGGCGAGCAGGGGGACAAGAAGCCGAATGGTCTGGCCAAGGCGGTGACGGCTACCTTCGTGAAGGACGCGGTTCCTCCGGTCACCGAGATCCCGCTGGAGCCCGGTACGGATGGAGACGCGGACGGTTACGTCAGCACGGACGCGGGCGGCTCGGATTGCCAGGACCAGGATCGGACGGTGTACCCGGCTGCGGCGGAGACGTGCAGCCTGCAGGTGGATCTCAACTGCAATGGCAAGAAGGGGTGTGAGGAGGCCGGCTGCTCGCCGAACTCCTGCCTGGGCGACAAGCTGGTCTTCCTGTCTTCTGCGCGGACGGCAACAGTGCGTGTCTGCTCGCAGGCGGTGCAGTTCCAGATCCAGGATTCGCTCGGCAACGCCTTGCCCGTGTCTACTCCCACGACCGTTGGGCTTCAGGCCGACTCCTCGACAGGGCTCAAGTTCTACTCGGACTCGGGCTGTAACACCGAGCTGACGAGCGGCGTCACCCTCGCGGCGAACGCGAGCACCGGCAGCTTCTACTTCAAGGGCACGCAGGCGGGCATCGTGAACGTGAGCCTCACGGCCAGTGGCTTCATCAGCGCCCAGCAGGCCGCGACCATCACCGCGGGGCCTCCCACCGTCATGGTGTTCACGGGGCCGGGCCAGGGGACGGCGACGGCGACGGCGGGGGAGTGCGCGGGACTCGTTACCGTGACGCTCAAGGATGCGGATGGCAACACGGCGAACGCCACCGGGGCCACCAACATCAGTCTGACCCCCAATGGAGGGCCGCTGACGTTCTCTACCAGTCCCACGTGTTCGCCCATGACGACCACCGTGTTGATTCCCCAGGGGGCCAGCTCGGCGACCTTCCGCTACCGCAGCACCCAGACGGGGAGCTTCTCCATCGGTGGATCCTTCGGGGGCCTGACCAGCACGCCGCTGGCCGTCACGGTGACCCCGGGAGCACCCACGCTCGTGTTCAACCCCAACGGACAGACGGTGACGGCGGGCAACTGCTCGACGCTGATGACGGTGCAGCGGCAGGACAGCTTCAACAATTCGATACCGGTGACGACTGCAACGCCGGTGACGCTGACGGCGAATCCGTCGACGGGGTTCCAGTTCTACACGGACGCGGCCTGCACCATGTCCGTGGTGACCCCGATCAACATGCCCAGTGGAGCGAGCACCATAGGCTTCTACTTCAAGGGTACCACCGCGGGGACGGTGGCGGTGACGGCGGGGCAGGGCACCTTGTCCGTAAGCCAGAACGTGACCATCAACGCCGCACCGCCGACGGTGTTGGCCTTCTCGCCAGCGTCGCTCACGGTGGCGGCGGGGGACTGCACGGCGTTGATGCTGCTGGCGACCGACATCCACGGAAACCGGTCCAATGTCTCGGGCAACCAGTCGGTCACCCTCGCGCCAGGCGCGGGCCTGTCCTTCTCCGCCACGAGCAACTGCTCGGGCTCAACGAATGCGTTCACCATCAACTCGGGCCAGAGCAGCGTGAACGTCTACGCGAAGGCGACCAGCGTGGGCAGTGTCTCTGCGACGGCCAACAGGTCCGGGTTCACCTCCGGGACGCTGAACCTCACGGTGAACCCGGGCGCTCCGGCCAGGCTGGCCTTCACGACCAATCAGCAGACGCTGGAGATCAACACTTGCTCGGCCGTTACAACGGTGCAGGTGCGTGACAGCTCCAACAACCCGTCCCCGGTGAGCAGCGACACCCCGGTCAACCTGACCGCGTCCTCGGGGACCGTCACCTTCTATCTGAGCGCCGACTGCACGGGCCCGACGACGTCCCTCACGATTCCCTCGGGGCAGACCAGCGGGAACTTCTATTTCAAGGACACGACCGCGGAGAATGTGACGATCACCGCCTCCAACCCCAACCTGGCCAGTGCGACCCAGAATCAGTCGATCACTTCGCCACAGCCTACGGCGCTCGTCTTCACGACGAGCCCGCAGACGCGGATGGCGGGGGCGTGCTCGGGTGTGGTGACGGTGCAGGCACAGCTTGGAGGGAACCCCGCGCCTGTGACCGCCGACACTCCCGTCAGCCTGACGGCTGCGCCGCCCGCTGGTTTCACGTTCTATTCCACGGGCAACTGCTCGGGGTCAGCGGTCACCCAGGTGACCATTGGCTTTGGCCAGAGCACCGCCAACTTCACCTTCAAGGGCAACACCGCAGGCACCATCGCCCTGGCGGCCTCCAACCCGTCCATTCCCACGCCCGCGACTCAGAGCGCCACCATCACCCCAGCGGCGCCTTCGAAGCTGGCGTTCAGCACGCCCCCGCTGACGACCGTGGCGGGGACCTGCTCGCAGGCGGTCACCGTGCAGTCCCGAGACGACTTCGACAACCCCTCGCTGGTCAACTCGGACAAGACCCTCTCGCTGAGTGCGACAGGGACTCCCACGGACAACAACTTCAAGTTCTATTTGGATGGCGGGTGCACCAACGAGCTCGCGGGCAACTCGGTGCTCCTCGCGAATGGCCAGTCCTCGGTGACGTTCTACTATCGGGGCCAGAAGGTCCGGAACGTGGACCTGTCGGCCAACACCTCCGGCCTGACTGCCACCCCGCCGCAGACGCACACCATCACCACCGCCGCCGTGACGAAGGTGGTGTTCACGTCCACCTCGCCCATGCAGCTCCTGGCGAGCACGTGCGCGATGCGGACCATCGAGCGCCAGGACGCCGCGGACAACCCGGTGGCGGGGGGGGCCTCGCTGAATGTCGCGCTCACCGGCTCGGCCCCGGTGGAGTTCTACCTGGACTCGGGCTGTACCCAGCTCACGAACCAGGTCACCATTGCCGCAGGGAGCAGCTCGGTCGACTTCTGGTTCAAGGGCCTCAGCGGAGGCATCAACACCACTGCGCCGCTCACACTGACAGCCACGTCCGCCGGCCTCACGGCGGCGAACCAGCTCGAAAACATCATCCCCACGGTGCGGACCAGCGGAGCCACCTGCACCATGACGGGCACCCAGACGACTGCCAATTGCCCCATCACCCCCCCTCTGCAGGATGCGAGCAGGGCGTTCCTGGTGTTCCAAGCCACCACGCAGAACCAAACCAGCGAGCTGGCCAATGTCCGCTGCGTCCTGAACACCACCAGCACCCCGGTGGATGTGCAGTGCAGTCGAGCCGTTGGGGGTGGCTCGAATGTGAACATCCGCTGGTTCGTCGCGGAGTTCCCCACGGGTGTTGCCGTGCAGCATGGCTCTCACGGCTGCGGGGGGCCCACCACAGGTCTGACCATCTCCTCCGTGGTGATGGACCACACCTTCCTGCTGCTCAGCAGCGAGAAGGACATCAATAACCAGCGCTCGACGGTTCCCCGGCTCGTCGATCTGAAGTCGTCGACCCAGGCCGAGATCCGAAAGACTCCGGGCGCCAACTGCACTCCTGGGAACGAGGTCAACAGCGGCCAGATCGTGGACTACACTGCGGCCACGGTTCAGCGTGGGTTGATGGGCATCGGTGGCGGGGCGGCGACCGTGGACATCAACCTGTCCCCAGCGGTGCCGCTGAGCCAGTCGATCGTCCTGTACTCGTACGTGTTCGAGAGCAACACCACGAAGATCTGCGATCGCCTCGTGCGAGGCGAGCTCACCAGCAGCGGCAACAAGCTGACCTTCTCGCGTGGCAGTGGCGACACGTCGCCCAACTGCACCACGCCGCAGATCAACGAAATCTCCTACGAGGTGGTTACGTTCCCTGCGGGCACCGTCGTGCAGCAGGTGACGCGGTCCTTGCTGGCGGGGGGCGCCAGCACGAACGTGGCGATCACCCCGGTTGATCCCTCCCGGACCATCGTCATCGGCGGAGGGCAGTGGGCCTCGGGGCAGGTCCACGGCGAGAGCAAGTTCGCGGGGGGCGAGAGCATCAGCGAAGGGCGCATCCAGGCCTACCTGATGAACGGTTCGATCCTCACACTCTCCCGCGAGAGCACCGGCGACGGAGCGACCTTCACGGTGTACGTGGTTCAGCTCAAGCCCTGA
- a CDS encoding PQQ-binding-like beta-propeller repeat protein — protein MALAIQSPANNALVGAGPVQVQVRLVANPNYASTTQYPDTLDFSASRNDGGSDVGSFGPVSRNEDTYTVTWTPPSAQAQLTLTVAHPTPAAVPSASVTVKVDAVAPTFTISIPDPTRIPGGPNQAEPRDSDTDYAKAYRRDESVTVAISANEPVSDVVLTVSGIASGGGVGQALTPKPVQAGGTCEGSPVFCGTATVDLYEPEMREFRGTMQFRVEGVDAAGNRGSATAGLKVTRWKWAFDGAGLIKASPALGEKGVVYFGTSVTNGKVFAIEPSGKKKWEVDVEAVEGSPAVGAFSNGTELVYVASNFAGVAGIGSGTRLRAINGELGTVLNTPCTFPVATGTPPSTISSAAITATTISSTPVETGLFVVSGNYGSAVGLRPTSVGANAVGCVNSDSSQGMPNSTAGGGLVATNTGQFAYPTDARRMVKYSFGTPAAQWTATPGGGSGQRVFGMALLVNTLLGSGGNDFDQGGVFQVAFDSTGTPPANALPDTDNGRVNQLVATADNKAYFGREYAGPSNLLARYDLSVPALSQASPAPGVLSAAPVIGSDGKLYTVNKSGELAVWTTSDPLSSQWKLPSIGLNIEASPTLDCARGSDGAPLGANRPGVLYVAVGNKLHAFVVDSPRLLKDPNSWPKFQHDVRNTGNPSTPITNCP, from the coding sequence ATGGCGCTGGCCATCCAGAGTCCGGCCAACAACGCTCTGGTAGGCGCCGGGCCCGTGCAGGTGCAGGTCCGTCTCGTGGCCAATCCGAATTACGCCTCGACGACCCAGTATCCGGATACGCTGGACTTCAGCGCCTCACGAAATGACGGTGGCAGCGACGTAGGTAGTTTTGGGCCTGTGTCCCGGAACGAAGATACGTACACGGTCACTTGGACGCCGCCGTCCGCTCAGGCCCAACTGACCCTGACTGTCGCTCATCCGACGCCCGCCGCCGTCCCGAGTGCTTCCGTGACGGTGAAGGTGGATGCGGTTGCACCCACCTTCACCATCAGCATTCCCGATCCGACACGTATCCCCGGAGGTCCCAACCAGGCAGAGCCGAGAGACAGCGACACCGACTACGCGAAGGCCTACCGCCGAGATGAGTCCGTCACCGTGGCGATCTCCGCCAACGAGCCCGTGAGCGATGTGGTGCTGACGGTATCCGGCATCGCCTCAGGAGGAGGCGTCGGTCAGGCTCTGACTCCCAAGCCTGTACAGGCTGGTGGGACGTGCGAGGGCAGTCCGGTGTTCTGTGGGACCGCGACTGTGGACCTGTATGAGCCCGAGATGAGGGAGTTCCGGGGCACCATGCAGTTCCGGGTCGAAGGAGTCGACGCCGCAGGCAACCGGGGTTCGGCGACGGCGGGTCTCAAAGTGACGCGCTGGAAGTGGGCGTTTGATGGAGCGGGACTTATCAAAGCCAGCCCCGCCCTGGGAGAGAAGGGTGTTGTCTATTTCGGGACCTCCGTTACCAACGGTAAGGTCTTCGCGATCGAGCCAAGCGGCAAGAAGAAGTGGGAGGTGGATGTCGAGGCCGTGGAGGGAAGCCCAGCTGTCGGTGCTTTCAGCAACGGGACTGAGTTGGTGTACGTGGCGAGTAACTTCGCAGGCGTTGCGGGTATCGGCTCTGGTACTCGGCTTCGCGCGATCAACGGAGAGCTTGGGACTGTGCTCAACACTCCCTGCACATTCCCCGTGGCAACCGGGACGCCTCCGTCCACGATTAGCTCGGCCGCTATTACTGCAACGACCATCAGCAGCACTCCCGTAGAGACAGGGCTGTTTGTCGTTTCAGGTAACTATGGCAGCGCTGTTGGCCTGCGCCCTACGAGCGTAGGGGCAAACGCAGTAGGGTGTGTGAACTCGGATAGCTCTCAGGGGATGCCGAACTCGACCGCAGGCGGCGGATTGGTAGCAACCAACACGGGCCAGTTTGCTTACCCGACCGACGCTCGACGCATGGTGAAGTATTCCTTCGGTACACCAGCTGCGCAGTGGACTGCCACGCCAGGAGGCGGTTCGGGACAGCGGGTTTTCGGTATGGCTCTTCTGGTGAATACGCTGTTGGGCAGTGGTGGCAACGACTTCGATCAAGGAGGAGTGTTTCAAGTCGCGTTCGATTCCACCGGAACTCCACCTGCCAATGCGTTGCCCGACACGGACAACGGTCGGGTCAACCAGCTCGTCGCGACGGCCGACAACAAGGCCTACTTCGGCCGTGAGTATGCAGGCCCGAGCAACCTGTTGGCACGCTACGATTTGTCTGTCCCAGCGTTGTCCCAGGCAAGCCCAGCGCCGGGTGTGCTCTCTGCCGCGCCGGTTATTGGATCTGATGGGAAGTTGTACACCGTCAACAAATCGGGAGAACTGGCTGTTTGGACCACTTCGGACCCCCTCTCCAGTCAGTGGAAGCTGCCGAGCATCGGACTGAACATCGAAGCCTCGCCCACGCTGGACTGTGCGCGCGGCTCAGACGGCGCTCCCTTAGGAGCCAATCGACCGGGTGTCCTCTACGTCGCAGTGGGTAACAAGCTTCATGCTTTCGTCGTGGATAGCCCGCGTCTGCTGAAGGACCCGAACAGCTGGCCCAAGTTTCAGCATGACGTGCGGAACACTGGCAACCCGTCCACTCCCATCACCAACTGCCCGTAG